In the Thermodesulfobacteriota bacterium genome, one interval contains:
- a CDS encoding DUF3365 domain-containing protein, which yields MTGSSIAKTRRYLALICVLFLIGTAISLAHDIRQTREDRYRLAVSWGEALFRTVVAARSWNASHGGVYVPVTDKTRPNEYLASPDRDVRTTTGVSLTKVNPAYMTRLVGDILAREGFVVHITGLKTMRPGNAPDDWERATLADFGKGVPAAHALQGPSGNRVFRYMEPLKAEAACLECHRDRGYRVGDILGGISVAFPYVPFDRSAAKTTGRDVATHLLLLTLALSVLFFLGRRILGLVESLEEARREISTLEGILPMCSHCKKIRKEGAKERDPEAWVPVDSYIMDRSAASVSHGICPECLDRHYPGHGRPDKG from the coding sequence ATGACCGGAAGCTCCATCGCAAAGACCCGCCGGTACCTGGCGCTGATCTGCGTCCTTTTCCTCATCGGGACCGCGATCTCCCTTGCGCACGACATCCGCCAGACCCGGGAGGACCGATACCGCCTGGCCGTGTCCTGGGGGGAGGCGCTGTTCCGGACGGTCGTCGCCGCCCGGAGCTGGAACGCCTCCCACGGGGGGGTCTACGTCCCCGTCACCGACAAGACGCGGCCGAACGAGTACCTGGCGTCCCCCGACCGCGACGTCCGGACCACGACCGGCGTGTCGCTGACGAAGGTCAATCCCGCCTACATGACGCGGCTCGTCGGCGACATCCTCGCGCGGGAAGGATTCGTCGTCCACATCACCGGCCTGAAGACGATGCGCCCGGGAAACGCGCCGGACGATTGGGAACGGGCCACCCTGGCGGATTTCGGAAAGGGGGTCCCGGCGGCGCACGCACTGCAGGGGCCCTCCGGAAACCGGGTATTCCGTTACATGGAGCCGCTGAAGGCGGAGGCGGCCTGCCTCGAATGCCATCGGGACCGGGGATACCGGGTCGGAGACATCCTCGGGGGGATCAGCGTCGCCTTCCCCTACGTGCCGTTCGACCGGTCCGCCGCCAAAACGACCGGCCGGGACGTCGCCACGCACCTCCTGCTTCTCACGCTGGCGCTTTCCGTCCTCTTTTTCCTCGGACGACGCATCCTGGGGCTGGTGGAGAGTCTAGAGGAGGCCCGGCGGGAGATCAGTACGCTGGAAGGGATCCTCCCGATGTGCTCCCACTGCAAGAAGATCCGGAAAGAGGGGGCGAAGGAACGGGATCCCGAGGCGTGGGTGCCCGTGGACTCCTACATCATGGACCGGTCGGCGGCCAGCGTCTCCCACGGCATCTGCCCGGAATGCCTGGACAGGCATTACCCCGGCCACGGACGGCCGGACAAGGGCTGA